The Marivivens sp. LCG002 genome contains a region encoding:
- the mutS gene encoding DNA mismatch repair protein MutS: MSTGAVTPMMAQYLEIKENHPGALLFYRMGDFYEMFFEDAVAAAEALDIALTKRGKHNDEDIPMCGVPVHAAEGYLLTLIRKGFRVAVCEQLEDPAEAKKRGYKAVVKRDVVRLVTPGTLTEDSLLDARRHNFLAAYAVMRDEGALAWVDISTGAFNVMSCPQVRLGPELARLSPREVILIDDADTELRNIVKDAGAAISELGRSAFDSTNGEKRLCSLYSVASLDAFGTFGRAEVSAMAAVVEYLEITQKGNLPLLRPPVIEMHSQNMQIDAATRRSLELTHGSQGGRAGSLLATIDKTVTAAGARLLERRISSPSCDLQTIVQRQEAVAFFNESSRLSEDVREHLRAVHDVDRALSRLALERGGPRDMAAIRNTQSEAERLHQVLSGSNLPEVLKSAVESLVGHEELLELLDQALVAEPPLLSRDGGFIAPGYDEELDEARTLRDEGRSVIACMQAEFIERTGISSLKIKHNNILGYFIETTATHAEKMMSAPLNETFIHRQTTANQVRFTTVELSEIETKILNAGSRAIEIEKRLYSSLNSAIVARAAELGQLSRALAELDVAVSLATLARAENWTRPKLDRSRAFNIKGGRHPVVEQALKRTGEPFVVNDCSLTETPIWLLTGPNMAGKSTYLRQNALIAVLAQMGSFVPAKSAEIGLVSQIFSRVGASDDLARGRSTFMVEMVETAAILNQADDRALVILDEIGRGTATYDGLSIAWATLEHLHDVNRCRALFATHYHEMSSLAEKLDGVDNATVSVKEWKGDVVFLHEVRRGTADRSYGVQVARLAGLPPLVVERAKVVLEALEKGEREGGTARQSLIDDLPLFAAMSAPAKPTESQKASAVEDRLREIFPDNLTPREALDLLYELKALSGSD, from the coding sequence ATGAGCACTGGCGCAGTTACGCCGATGATGGCGCAGTATCTGGAGATCAAAGAAAATCATCCGGGTGCGCTCTTGTTTTATCGCATGGGCGACTTCTACGAGATGTTCTTTGAAGATGCAGTCGCGGCGGCAGAGGCTCTTGATATCGCTCTGACCAAGCGTGGAAAGCACAATGACGAGGACATCCCCATGTGCGGCGTCCCCGTTCATGCGGCCGAAGGCTACCTCCTCACCCTCATCCGCAAGGGCTTTCGTGTCGCCGTTTGCGAACAGCTGGAAGATCCCGCAGAGGCCAAGAAGCGTGGATACAAGGCCGTAGTGAAGCGTGATGTTGTGCGTCTGGTAACGCCAGGAACGCTGACCGAAGATAGCCTTCTTGATGCACGGCGCCACAACTTCCTCGCGGCGTATGCCGTGATGCGCGATGAAGGCGCGCTGGCTTGGGTCGACATTTCGACTGGCGCCTTCAATGTCATGTCCTGCCCGCAAGTCCGGCTTGGACCTGAACTTGCGCGACTGTCTCCGCGGGAAGTTATCCTGATAGACGATGCGGATACCGAACTCAGGAACATCGTCAAAGACGCAGGTGCTGCAATCTCGGAGCTTGGACGATCCGCCTTTGACAGCACAAATGGCGAAAAGCGCCTTTGTAGTCTCTATTCTGTCGCTTCTCTTGATGCCTTTGGCACCTTTGGCCGCGCCGAGGTTTCTGCGATGGCGGCCGTAGTCGAGTATCTCGAAATTACACAAAAGGGGAACCTGCCGCTTCTTCGGCCCCCTGTCATCGAAATGCATTCGCAAAATATGCAAATCGATGCAGCAACCCGCCGCTCACTGGAGCTTACCCACGGGTCCCAAGGTGGGCGCGCCGGGTCTCTCCTTGCTACGATCGACAAAACGGTCACCGCAGCGGGGGCCAGACTTCTTGAACGTCGGATTTCTTCACCGTCGTGCGATCTCCAGACCATCGTCCAACGTCAGGAAGCGGTTGCATTCTTTAACGAATCCTCAAGGCTTTCGGAAGATGTACGCGAGCATCTTCGCGCCGTTCACGATGTTGACCGCGCGCTTTCCCGTCTGGCGCTTGAACGTGGCGGGCCGAGAGATATGGCTGCCATTCGCAACACCCAAAGCGAAGCGGAGCGTCTGCATCAGGTTCTGTCGGGATCCAACTTGCCCGAAGTACTGAAATCCGCGGTCGAGTCGCTGGTTGGCCATGAAGAGCTATTGGAGCTGCTTGACCAAGCATTGGTCGCCGAGCCCCCACTTCTATCGCGGGACGGCGGCTTCATAGCACCCGGATACGACGAAGAGCTTGATGAAGCCCGAACACTCAGGGACGAAGGTCGCTCGGTAATCGCATGCATGCAGGCCGAGTTCATCGAACGCACGGGGATTTCGTCACTCAAGATCAAACACAACAATATTCTTGGCTATTTCATCGAAACAACCGCGACCCATGCGGAAAAAATGATGAGCGCGCCGCTCAATGAAACCTTTATCCACCGCCAAACAACTGCCAACCAAGTTCGCTTCACCACGGTTGAACTCAGCGAAATCGAAACCAAGATACTGAACGCGGGATCGCGAGCGATCGAGATCGAAAAGCGTCTCTATTCAAGCCTGAATAGTGCAATTGTTGCGCGCGCGGCAGAGTTGGGCCAGCTCAGCCGTGCCTTGGCAGAGCTTGATGTTGCTGTGAGCCTCGCGACGCTTGCGCGTGCGGAAAACTGGACAAGACCAAAGCTCGACAGATCACGGGCTTTCAACATCAAGGGTGGGCGGCACCCCGTTGTTGAACAAGCGCTTAAACGAACAGGCGAGCCCTTTGTTGTCAACGATTGCTCGCTAACCGAAACCCCGATCTGGCTTTTGACCGGTCCAAACATGGCTGGTAAATCAACCTACCTTCGCCAGAACGCTTTGATCGCGGTCCTGGCGCAAATGGGTTCATTTGTTCCCGCCAAGTCCGCCGAAATCGGTCTTGTGAGCCAAATCTTTTCGCGGGTCGGGGCATCCGATGATCTTGCCCGCGGCAGGTCAACGTTCATGGTCGAAATGGTCGAAACCGCTGCAATCCTCAATCAAGCAGACGATCGAGCCTTGGTTATCCTAGACGAGATCGGGCGCGGCACCGCGACCTATGATGGTCTCTCGATTGCTTGGGCGACACTTGAACATCTTCACGATGTGAACCGCTGCCGCGCTCTTTTTGCGACGCACTACCACGAAATGTCCTCGCTCGCCGAGAAACTGGACGGCGTGGATAATGCGACCGTATCCGTCAAGGAATGGAAGGGCGATGTCGTCTTTCTTCATGAAGTTCGACGTGGAACAGCAGACAGAAGCTATGGGGTTCAGGTCGCCCGGCTTGCCGGCCTTCCTCCGCTTGTCGTCGAGCGTGCCAAAGTCGTCTTGGAAGCGCTTGAAAAAGGCGAGCGTGAAGGCGGCACTGCACGTCAGAGTCTCATCGATGATCTGCCGCTTTTCGCGGCTATGTCGGCACCCGCAAAGCCGACAGAGAGTCAAAAAGCCTCGGCGGTGGAAGATCGCCTTAGGGAAATTTTCCCAGACAACCTTACACCGCGCGAGGCCCTTGATCTTCTCTACGAGCTAAAAGCTCTGAGCGGGTCTGATTAG